In the Pseudomonas kermanshahensis genome, GCCGTATCGGCGCCGAGATCCGCGGGTTGAAACTTTCTGCCGACCTGGATGCCGCCACGATCGATGCCATACAGGCGGCCTTGGTCGAGCACAAAGTGATCTTCTTCCGTGGCCAGACCCACCTGGACGACCAGAGCCAGGAAGGCTTCGCCAAGTTGCTGGGCGAGCCGGTCGCCCACCCCACCGTGCCGGTGGTCGATGGCACCAGCTACCTGCTGCAGCTTGATGGTGCCGAAGGCCAGCGGGCCAACTCCTGGCACACCGACGTGACTTTCGTCGATGCCTACCCCAAGGCCTCCATCCTGCGCAGCGTGGTGGCGCCGGCGTCTGGTGGGGATACCGTGTGGGCCAATACCGCAGCGGCGTACCAGGAGCTGCCCGAGCCACTGCGCGAGCTGGCCGACAAGTTGTGGGCGGTGCACAGCAACGAATACGACTACGCGTCCCTCAAGCCTGACGTCGACCCGGCCAAGCTGGAGCGTTATCGCCAGGTGTTCACCTCGACGGTGTACGAGACCGAGCATCCGGTCGTGCGCGTGCACCCGGTCAGCGGTGAGCGGGCGCTGCAGTTGGGGCACTTCGTGAAGCGCATCAAGGGTTATTCGCTGGCCGATTCGCAGCACCTGTTCGCCGTGCTGCAGGGGCATGTCACGCGTTTGGAAAACACCGTGCGCTGGCGCTGGCAAGCGGGGGATGTGGCGATCTGGGATAACCGCGCGACGCAGCATTACGCGGTGGATGACTATGGCACCCAGCCGCGTGTGGTTCGGCGGGTGACGTTGGCGGGTGAGGTGCCGGTGGGGGTGGATGGGCAACTGAGCCGCACAACCCGTAAAGGCTAAGTACTGCCCAGCCTGTGGGAGCAGCCTTGTGCTGCGAAGAGGCCGGTGTTGCCATGCTCATTACGTTTGGCATGCGCCGGCCTCTTCGCAGCACAAGGCTGCTCCTACACACAGCGGGCGATAGGGTTGTTCATAGGTCGGTATCACAGGCAATCAACTGCCTGACCAACCCCTGCGCCAACGGCGACAACCCATACCCCACCCGGCTCACCACCCCATAGCGGGTATAAAACGCTTCTTCGTGCTCCGGCGCCAAGTCCGAAAGCTTCAGCGCCACCAGCCCCCCGTCACGTTGATACGGCCGTAGGTTGGCATTGCAGGCAATGCCGATGGTGTCCGAATGCATCACCACATTCAGCAACGCATAGCCATGTTCGCATTCCACCGTGGGCAGAAAATCCTGCCGCCCGCTGAGGTCGCTGAGGACCTTGCGGATGTTCGGCGGGCGAAAGGTGGTGGCCAGTGGGTACTCGAACAGGTCCCGCGCCTGCACTGCTTGCCGCGTGGTCAGCGGGTGCCCAGCGCGGCAGCAGAAGTGCCAGCGCTGTGGGGCCAGCTTGTGCACGCGGTAATCCGGGTCTGACTCGAACTGGCGCGTGTCAGCGACGAAAAACTCGATCTCTTCGGCGATCAGCTTGCGGTTCAACGCCTGCCAGTTATCCACCTGAAAACACGTGCGCGCCGCTGGGTATTCGGCGACGAAGCGCGCCACTGCCCGCGGCACCAAGCCCCCCGCTGGCGCAGGGCCGGAGCCGAAGCGCACCACGCCGGTGGTGGCGCCGTTGAACTGGTGAATTTCATTGACCAGGTTGTGCGCCCCGTGCACCAGCCGCCGTGAATGCTCCAACACCAGCAAACCCTGGCGGGTGGGGGCCAGCTCTTTGCTGGCGCGGTCCACCAGGCGGCAGCCGATGTTGTGCTCGAGGGTCTGGATGCTGCGGCTGAAGGCCGATTGCGACAGGTTCACCGCAGCGGCTGCGGCCACGAAACTGCGGTGCTCGACCAGGGCAATGTAATGGCGCAGCTGACGGAGATCGATATGCATTTTCTACATTAAAACCTTCGGTCAAATGCAATTGCTGATAAGGGTGAGTCCCCTTATAAAGGCTGTTACTTATTCCACTAAATATGAATTACAAATATTTATATCACTTAAAAGAATATAAGCCCGACTGACCGCGATTCGGTTCCGCCAACGGAAATGCTCGCTCAGGGCCCATGCCTCAAGGAGCATCAGCATGTCCCGAGTTTCCCGTTGGCCTGCGCGCGCATCGCGGTTCACCCTGCAACC is a window encoding:
- a CDS encoding TauD/TfdA dioxygenase family protein gives rise to the protein MSNAALATAPLALELDIHPVAGRIGAEIRGLKLSADLDAATIDAIQAALVEHKVIFFRGQTHLDDQSQEGFAKLLGEPVAHPTVPVVDGTSYLLQLDGAEGQRANSWHTDVTFVDAYPKASILRSVVAPASGGDTVWANTAAAYQELPEPLRELADKLWAVHSNEYDYASLKPDVDPAKLERYRQVFTSTVYETEHPVVRVHPVSGERALQLGHFVKRIKGYSLADSQHLFAVLQGHVTRLENTVRWRWQAGDVAIWDNRATQHYAVDDYGTQPRVVRRVTLAGEVPVGVDGQLSRTTRKG
- a CDS encoding LysR family transcriptional regulator; this translates as MHIDLRQLRHYIALVEHRSFVAAAAAVNLSQSAFSRSIQTLEHNIGCRLVDRASKELAPTRQGLLVLEHSRRLVHGAHNLVNEIHQFNGATTGVVRFGSGPAPAGGLVPRAVARFVAEYPAARTCFQVDNWQALNRKLIAEEIEFFVADTRQFESDPDYRVHKLAPQRWHFCCRAGHPLTTRQAVQARDLFEYPLATTFRPPNIRKVLSDLSGRQDFLPTVECEHGYALLNVVMHSDTIGIACNANLRPYQRDGGLVALKLSDLAPEHEEAFYTRYGVVSRVGYGLSPLAQGLVRQLIACDTDL